Proteins encoded together in one Deinococcus irradiatisoli window:
- a CDS encoding transcriptional regulator, whose amino-acid sequence MFNPPTVEDLQETRRANEKLVLAALDSKPEWVETELAKTTGLALSHLRAALASLLDQGRVRRLPGTGTRAVYGLADPGLADVPATPLTSDAKKIRDYLEGRADSALHMAEQLRMSREDIMAALSLLNAHNQVTCTFVGSLVVFRLREAQALVGDKDAKKKQVA is encoded by the coding sequence ATGTTTAATCCCCCCACCGTTGAAGACTTGCAAGAAACGCGCCGCGCCAACGAGAAGCTGGTGCTGGCAGCCCTGGACAGCAAGCCTGAATGGGTTGAAACCGAACTTGCCAAAACCACCGGTCTGGCGCTCTCGCACCTGCGCGCCGCGCTGGCGAGCCTGCTCGATCAGGGGCGGGTGCGCCGTTTGCCCGGCACCGGTACCCGCGCGGTGTACGGTCTGGCCGATCCGGGCCTGGCCGACGTGCCGGCCACCCCGCTGACCAGCGACGCCAAGAAAATTCGCGATTACCTCGAAGGCCGCGCCGACAGCGCCCTGCACATGGCCGAGCAGCTGCGGATGAGCCGTGAGGACATCATGGCGGCGCTCTCGCTGCTCAACGCCCACAACCAGGTCACCTGCACCTTCGTGGGCAGCCTGGTGGTGTTTCGCCTGCGCGAGGCCCAGGCCCTGGTGGGCGACAAAGACGCCAAGAAAAAGCAAGTGGCGTAA